The proteins below come from a single Lonchura striata isolate bLonStr1 chromosome 10, bLonStr1.mat, whole genome shotgun sequence genomic window:
- the ARHGEF4 gene encoding rho guanine nucleotide exchange factor 4 isoform X3, protein MDDQELGFKAGDVIEVMDATNKEWWWGRILDSEGWFPASFVRLRVNQDEPMEDYPLKVEGGKEDDSRRFGMGQTTKDQMRTNVINEIISTERDYIKHLKDICEGYIKQCRKRADMFTEEQLKTIFGNIEDIYRCQKKFVKALEKKFNKDHPHLSEVGSCFLEYQTEFQIYSEYCNNHPNACLELSRLTKVNKYVYFFEACRLLQKMIDISLDGFLLTPVQKICKYPLQLAELLKYTNPQHRDFKDVEAALNAMKNVARLINERKRRLENIDKIAQWQSSIEDWEGEDVLVRSSELIYSGELAKISHPQAKSQQRMFFLFDHQLVCCKKDLLRRDILYYKSRINMDDMEILDVEDGKDKDFNISVKNAFKLHCRDTEEVHLFCAKKPEQKQRWLKAFENERRQVQLDQETGFSITEVQKKQAMLNASKQHHAGKPKAVTRPYYDFLMRQKHPTLPSTLPQQQVFMLAEPKRKPSNFWQNISRLTPFRK, encoded by the exons ATGGACGACCAGGAGCTGGGATTCAAGGCCGGCGATGTCATCGAAGTGATGGATGCCACCAACAAGGAGTGGTGGTGGGGGAGGATTCTGGACAGTGAAGGCTGGTTTCCAGCCAGCTTTGTTCGG CTGCGAGTGAACCAGGATGAGCCCATGGAAGATTATCCCCTGAAGGTGGAGGGGGGCAAAGAGGACGATTCCCGACGCTTTGGGATGGGCCAGACCACCAAAGACCAAATGAGGACCAATGTCATCAATGAGATCATAAGCACAGAGCGAGACTACATCAAGCACCTGAAGGACATTTGTGAG GGTTACATTAAGCAGTGCCGCAAGAGAGCAGACAtgtttacagaagaacagctgAAGACAATCTTTGGAAATATTGAGGACATCTACAGGTGCCAGAAGAAATTTGTTAAAGCACTAGAGAAGAAATTTAACAAAGACCACCCCCACTTGAGTGAGGTTGGCTCATGCTTCTTGGAATAT CAAACAGAGTTTCAGATCTACTCCGAGTACTGCAACAACCACCCCAACGCCTGCCTGGAGCTGTCGCGCCTCACCAAGGTGAACAAGTACGTTTACTTCTTCGAGGCCTGCCGCCTGCTGCAGAAGATGATTGACATCTCCCTGGATGGCTTCCTGCTCACCCCCGTGCAGAAAATCTGCAAATACCCCCTGCAGCTGGCCGAGCTGCTCAAGTACACCAACCCCCAGCACAG gGATTTCAAGGATGTGGAGGCTGCCTTGAACGCCATGAAGAACGTGGCTCGGCTCATCAACGAGAGGAAGCGGCGGCTGGAGAACATCGACAAAATCGCTCAGTGGCAGAGCTCCATCGAGGACTGGGAG GGAGAAGATGTCCTAGTCCGAAGCTCAGAACTCATCTATTCTGGGGAATTGGCCAAAATCTCCCACCCTCAAGCCAAGAGCCAACAGAGGATGTTCTTCCTCTTCGATCACCAGCTTGTCTGCTGCAAGAAG GACCTCCTGCGCAGGGACATCCTGTACTACAAGAGTCGGATCAACATGGATGACATGGAAATACTGGATGTAGAAGATGGCAAGGACAAGGACTTCAATAtcagtgtgaaaaatgcatttaagcTGCACTGCAGGGACACTGAGGAAGTCCATTTATTCTGTGCAAAAAAGCCTGAGCAGAAACAGCGCTGGCTGAAGGCGTTTGAGAATGAAAGGAGGCAGGTGCAGCTCGACCAGGAGACAG GTTTTTCCATCACAGAGGTGCAGAAAAAGCAGGCAATGCTGAATGCCAGCAAGCAGCACCACGCTGGGAAGCCCAAGG CTGTCACCAGGCCCTACTACGACTTCCTGATGCGGCAGAAGCACCCCACGCTGCCCAGCACGCTCCCTCAGCAGCAGGTCTTCATGCTGGCAGAGCCCAAGCGCAAGCCCTCGAACTTCTGGCAGAACATCAGCCGGCTGACACCCTTCCGGAAATAG